The following coding sequences lie in one Gadus macrocephalus chromosome 1, ASM3116895v1 genomic window:
- the LOC132463637 gene encoding C1q-related factor-like encodes MERTFLLLAAFIFSSGQCQDTDPSRDPDASLAVCKPDICRLIRDSGVYSAQILELQRLIQEQAQQLQEQAQQLQALQESTSAAVPRVAFTAALSHSFGPAMGPTTVKYGVIISNMGNGYDRATGFFTAPVAGMYYFRYTMFNNLGPTPNSMMSLMKNGHGMVSSLDVEGDDNNDSASNAAVVQLEAGDNVYTELHGSRQLFDNPMCFNTFSGFLLFPL; translated from the coding sequence ATGGAGCGCACGTTCCTCCTCTTGGCGGCCTTCATCTTCTCCAGCGGCCAGTGCCAAGATACGGACCCCTCCAGGGACCCCGATGCCAGCCTGGCCGTCTGCAAGCCCGACATCTGCAGACTCATCAGAGACTCAGGGGTCTATAGCGCACAGATCTTGGAGCTGCAGAGGCTGATCCAGGAGCAGgcccagcagctccaggagCAGGCCCAGCAGCTCCAGGCTCTGCAGGAGAGCACATCGGCCGCTGTGCCCCGGGTGGCCTTCACTGCCGCGCTGAGCCACTCCTTCGGCCCCGCCATGGGTCCCACCACGGTCAAGTACGGGGTGATCATCTCCAACATGGGCAACGGCTACGACCGTGCCACGGGCTTCTTCACCGCCCCGGTGGCCGGCATGTACTACTTCAGATACACCATGTTCAACAATCTGGGTCCAACGCCCAACTCGATGATGTCACTGATGAAGAACGGCCATGGGATGGTGTCCTCCTTGGACGTAGAGGGGGATGACAATAACGACAGTGCCTCCAACGCCGCCGTGGTGCAGCTGGAGGCCGGAGACAACGTCTACACCGAGCTCCACGGCTCCCGTCAGCTATTTGACAATCCCATGTGCTTCAACACCTTCAGTGGCTTCCTGCTCTTCCCTCTGTAA